One Chloroflexota bacterium genomic region harbors:
- a CDS encoding GAF domain-containing protein, with protein sequence MASGSASPPRPDALISVAQAAAVLGVHPNTVRAWTESGRLAAWRINPRGDRRYRRADVERLLAEGTGKSTGSDGALTPSARSTDADAEAAVLTRISQGTVEAGSVAAVCRVTVESLRTVEAIARVAVYLVRDDRLVLETHSGHSAPPPPTLAWPSDAEDFGPDGSLRLPLTIGQERIGVLLLADDLKGAFLRSRRRFMSAVAATTSVALRHARAIARARRELTRARALAGVTRELTGQLELGAVLSDIADRTRGLFDADRVGLWMINEEREHPFELAAERGISPAFQAMISRLTLTSASLGTQAVRERRTFVARHADTDPTTGVMQEVYRDEGIKTACLVPLVTHDRAVGVIGLYHARDRDWPDDELALAQAFANQAAVAISNARLYRSTAEQAARMRSIHDLSARLNRLTDVQAIADAIVAEASTLAAFHDIRIYTVDWERGTCEPIAFTDRLTGEGDFRDLLRVDIGPGSFTGWVAANAQPILSNDALNDGRGHTIEGTEEIEESMLVVPMVYEGRSVGVIALSKLGVNQFSTDDLQTMMIFAGYAAQALVNARSYRRLEEQSSQLARQLDSQRKLLDVSARVMGTLEQEDILEVVADGLKAVVHYDNLSIYRADHVKQVLVPVLTREEHAEEVARYIIPFGRGLMGWVVEHAEAVLANDALADPRALQIPGTPPDAEALVVVPLISDGQVNGAMNVGRVGGEEVYFSETDFELVQLFAAQASVALRNADEHHAMSLRALTDALTGLANHGAFQRDLTSAIEAVQSGQSGEGQLGLLMMDLDRFKTYNDRFGHPAGDALLHAVGEALYSATRSDDRVYRYGGDEFAIILSGVGLPEAQRVAERARRLVAAVSLERGAAPVTITIGVALFPDHGASKDALIAAADGALYSGKQAGGDRVIVPGEAPKTRSRKAAEPVDPGRAEEQRRRRSDARRAKSSAA encoded by the coding sequence GTGGCTTCAGGCTCCGCCAGTCCTCCGCGGCCCGACGCGCTGATCAGCGTGGCGCAGGCGGCTGCGGTGCTGGGTGTGCACCCGAACACCGTCCGGGCCTGGACCGAGAGCGGACGGCTGGCCGCCTGGCGCATCAACCCGCGCGGTGACCGGCGCTACCGCCGCGCCGACGTGGAGCGGCTGCTGGCCGAGGGCACCGGGAAGTCGACCGGCTCCGATGGTGCGCTCACTCCCTCAGCCCGGAGCACGGATGCCGACGCCGAGGCGGCCGTGCTCACCCGAATCTCGCAGGGGACCGTCGAGGCTGGCAGCGTCGCCGCCGTCTGCCGCGTGACCGTCGAGTCGCTGCGCACGGTCGAAGCCATCGCCCGAGTGGCGGTGTACCTCGTGCGCGACGATCGGCTGGTCCTCGAGACACACTCAGGGCACAGCGCCCCGCCTCCGCCCACCCTGGCCTGGCCATCCGACGCGGAGGATTTCGGGCCCGACGGCAGCTTGCGCCTGCCATTGACCATCGGCCAGGAGCGCATCGGGGTGCTCCTGCTGGCCGACGACCTGAAAGGGGCATTCCTGCGAAGCCGGCGTCGATTCATGAGCGCGGTGGCCGCCACGACCAGTGTCGCGTTGCGCCACGCACGGGCCATCGCCCGGGCCCGCCGCGAGCTGACTCGGGCCCGCGCCCTGGCCGGCGTAACCCGCGAGCTGACCGGCCAGCTCGAGCTGGGCGCGGTCTTGAGCGACATCGCCGACCGCACCCGTGGCCTCTTCGACGCCGACCGCGTCGGCCTGTGGATGATCAACGAGGAGCGCGAGCATCCGTTCGAGCTGGCCGCCGAGCGCGGCATCAGCCCCGCCTTCCAGGCCATGATCAGCCGGCTGACCCTGACCAGCGCATCGCTGGGGACCCAGGCCGTCCGAGAGCGGCGCACGTTCGTCGCCCGCCACGCCGACACCGACCCCACCACCGGCGTCATGCAGGAGGTCTACCGCGACGAGGGAATCAAAACCGCGTGCCTGGTGCCGCTCGTCACCCACGACCGCGCGGTGGGGGTGATCGGCCTATACCACGCGCGGGACCGCGATTGGCCCGACGACGAGCTGGCCCTGGCCCAGGCGTTCGCGAACCAGGCGGCCGTGGCCATCAGCAACGCGCGACTGTACCGCTCGACCGCCGAACAGGCGGCGCGCATGCGATCCATTCACGACCTGTCGGCCCGCCTGAACCGGCTGACCGATGTGCAGGCCATTGCCGACGCGATCGTGGCCGAGGCCAGCACCCTGGCGGCCTTCCATGACATCCGCATCTACACCGTTGACTGGGAGCGGGGGACCTGCGAGCCGATCGCCTTCACCGACCGCCTGACGGGGGAGGGGGACTTCCGCGACCTGTTGCGGGTCGACATCGGTCCCGGATCGTTCACCGGCTGGGTGGCCGCCAACGCGCAGCCCATCCTCAGCAACGATGCCCTGAACGACGGGCGGGGCCACACCATCGAGGGCACCGAGGAGATCGAGGAGTCGATGCTGGTGGTGCCCATGGTCTACGAGGGCCGCTCGGTGGGCGTCATCGCTCTGTCCAAGCTGGGCGTCAACCAATTCTCGACCGATGACCTGCAGACGATGATGATCTTCGCCGGCTACGCTGCCCAGGCGCTGGTCAACGCCCGGAGCTATCGGCGCCTGGAGGAGCAGTCCAGCCAGCTCGCCCGCCAGCTGGATTCGCAGCGCAAGCTGCTCGACGTCAGCGCCCGGGTCATGGGCACCCTGGAGCAGGAGGACATCCTGGAGGTGGTGGCCGACGGGCTGAAGGCGGTCGTCCACTACGACAACCTGTCCATCTACCGCGCCGACCACGTCAAGCAGGTCCTGGTCCCGGTCCTCACCCGCGAGGAGCACGCCGAGGAGGTGGCCCGCTACATCATCCCGTTCGGGCGGGGCCTGATGGGCTGGGTGGTCGAGCACGCCGAGGCGGTGCTGGCCAACGACGCGCTGGCCGACCCCCGCGCGCTTCAGATCCCGGGCACGCCGCCCGACGCTGAGGCGCTGGTCGTGGTGCCCCTCATCAGCGACGGCCAGGTGAACGGCGCCATGAACGTCGGCCGGGTGGGCGGCGAGGAGGTCTACTTCAGCGAGACCGATTTCGAGCTCGTGCAGCTGTTCGCCGCTCAGGCTTCGGTCGCCCTGCGAAACGCGGACGAGCACCACGCCATGAGCCTGCGGGCGTTGACCGATGCCCTCACCGGGCTGGCCAACCACGGGGCCTTTCAGCGCGACCTGACGTCCGCCATTGAGGCGGTGCAGAGCGGGCAGTCCGGTGAGGGCCAGCTTGGCCTGCTGATGATGGACCTCGACCGATTCAAGACCTACAACGATCGCTTCGGCCATCCGGCCGGCGACGCGCTCCTGCACGCCGTGGGCGAGGCGCTGTATTCCGCCACCCGCAGCGATGACCGGGTGTACCGATATGGCGGCGACGAATTCGCGATCATCCTGTCGGGCGTCGGCCTGCCCGAGGCCCAACGGGTCGCGGAGCGGGCACGGCGGTTAGTGGCCGCCGTCTCCCTGGAACGCGGCGCGGCGCCGGTGACGATCACGATCGGCGTGGCGCTCTTCCCGGACCACGGCGCCAGCAAGGACGCGCTGATCGCGGCCGCTGACGGCGCGCTCTACAGCGGCAAGCAGGCGGGAGGCGACCGGGTGATCGTGCCGGGCGAAGCGCCGAAAACCCGCAGCCGGAAGGCCGCAGAGCCGGTCGACCCCGGACGCGCCGAAGAGCAGCGCCGCCGCCGCAGCGACGCCCGCCGCGCGAAGTCGTCCGCCGCCTGA